From a region of the uncultured Methanobrevibacter sp. genome:
- a CDS encoding helix-turn-helix domain-containing protein has product MTNEDFAKKIKDIRARQDMSIEELAERSGVKLEVLQAMENGEVIPSLTPLTKMARALGVRLGTFLDDTPELGPVVTRGGKTENSLYFSGREDVTNATNLEFHSLGAGKIDRNIDPFMIDIDYEEGEKELSSHEGEEFIYVLEGEVELIYGKDTFTIGEGDTIFYDSVVPHHLHASGEKKAKILAVLYTPY; this is encoded by the coding sequence ATGACAAACGAAGATTTTGCAAAAAAAATTAAAGATATTAGAGCTAGACAAGACATGTCTATAGAAGAACTTGCTGAAAGAAGTGGAGTAAAACTTGAAGTTTTACAGGCTATGGAAAACGGAGAAGTCATTCCGTCACTCACACCATTAACCAAAATGGCCAGGGCATTAGGTGTACGTTTAGGAACATTCCTTGATGACACTCCTGAACTTGGTCCTGTTGTTACCCGTGGAGGCAAAACCGAAAACTCACTGTACTTCTCAGGAAGGGAAGATGTTACAAACGCAACAAACCTTGAGTTCCACTCATTAGGAGCAGGTAAGATAGACAGAAACATTGACCCGTTCATGATTGACATCGATTATGAGGAAGGGGAAAAGGAACTGTCCTCACACGAAGGTGAAGAGTTCATTTACGTACTTGAAGGTGAAGTAGAATTAATCTATGGAAAGGACACCTTTACAATCGGTGAAGGCGACACAATCTTTTACGACTCTGTAGTACCGCACCATCTTCACGCAAGCGGTGAGAAAAAGGCTAAAATACTCGCTGTATTATACACACCATACTAA
- a CDS encoding right-handed parallel beta-helix repeat-containing protein, translating to MLIGIICITAVNAHENLTSDDDLQIPEDSIVLKSTQDEEILSEGETGTFKELAQLIQSSSGELTLDKDYKYSSGDSSYSSGIPINKQLTINGNGHTIDGSNSARIFSVSGSNVVLRNITFTHAPIYYDGSVVNSNGYNLNIDNCTFKDNNAQYGLILTSGYYFSLTNSQFLNNRAYGATTLYCISPYSTIDNCTFTGNTATYESGGAVYMYGGSSTIKNSVFTNNTAKTTGGHRGGGALYIYGNYVTVDNCEFYNNSQTGNTGGALYWGGQYGTLKNNKFINNTNYVTDGGAVTVLGFYNTLYNNYYESNSALGRGGGLYFNNVGGTIYNETFVNNHAYTGGGAFLGYDYFESTDMDNSQGTMTNSRFINNTAVYGGGGFDAISRFVVRDTALINNTAQNYGGGASVAHSKLENLTFEGNKATFGGGLFIFQTRVSNSSFTNNNATYGNSVYVITESWLINNTYDDEDFYLKEKAVNGTVIGSHEIRHMLQTAEGYFGFCSEAYNSKPYSGEYDHSMELLKNALTGEPVSDYLKILIYQFVDHIEDLRRTGFHNYVWEFTDRDFRSSEDPIVRHVIELYDSGFRVPTVNACKVLANGTLMYINYSSIITPSSQQNLFLFKFAHGDEINETLTKEALNKTAFVGDDVDYRIVVSNKGTSPIYDLWVEDKDYSKGLVYET from the coding sequence ATGTTAATAGGCATTATCTGCATTACTGCAGTAAATGCACATGAGAATTTAACGAGCGATGATGATTTACAGATTCCCGAGGACTCTATTGTTTTGAAATCCACACAGGATGAGGAAATTTTATCAGAGGGGGAAACAGGCACATTCAAAGAATTGGCACAGCTGATACAGTCCAGCAGCGGTGAACTGACTTTGGACAAGGACTACAAGTACAGTTCAGGCGACAGTTCCTATAGTAGCGGAATTCCTATTAATAAACAATTGACAATTAATGGTAATGGCCACACTATTGATGGATCAAATTCTGCCAGGATATTCAGTGTCAGCGGAAGTAATGTTGTTTTAAGAAACATCACATTTACCCATGCGCCAATTTACTATGACGGTAGTGTCGTTAATTCTAACGGCTACAATTTAAATATTGATAATTGTACTTTTAAGGATAACAATGCTCAATATGGGCTTATTTTAACCAGCGGCTATTATTTTTCCCTGACCAATTCACAATTCCTTAACAATAGGGCTTATGGTGCAACAACATTATATTGTATATCACCTTATTCCACAATCGACAACTGTACATTTACCGGAAACACTGCCACATACGAATCAGGTGGGGCCGTATACATGTACGGAGGATCAAGCACAATCAAAAACAGTGTTTTTACAAACAACACTGCAAAAACAACAGGTGGACATCGTGGTGGTGGAGCATTATATATCTATGGGAATTATGTAACTGTAGACAATTGTGAATTCTACAATAACAGTCAAACCGGAAACACTGGAGGAGCGCTCTACTGGGGTGGTCAATACGGTACTTTAAAAAATAATAAATTCATTAACAATACTAACTATGTGACTGACGGTGGTGCAGTAACAGTTTTAGGATTTTACAATACATTATATAATAATTATTATGAATCCAACTCCGCATTAGGACGTGGAGGCGGATTATACTTCAACAATGTTGGAGGAACCATATATAATGAAACCTTCGTGAACAATCATGCATACACCGGAGGAGGCGCGTTTTTAGGTTATGATTACTTTGAAAGTACTGATATGGATAATTCACAGGGGACAATGACCAATTCCAGGTTTATCAACAACACTGCCGTTTATGGTGGTGGAGGATTTGATGCCATTTCAAGATTTGTAGTTAGAGACACTGCTTTAATCAACAACACTGCTCAAAATTATGGTGGTGGAGCAAGTGTGGCTCACTCAAAATTGGAAAACCTTACATTTGAAGGAAACAAGGCAACATTTGGTGGAGGATTATTCATCTTCCAGACACGGGTTTCAAATTCCAGTTTCACCAACAACAACGCAACATACGGTAATTCAGTATATGTGATTACTGAATCCTGGCTGATAAACAATACCTATGATGATGAGGATTTCTATCTAAAGGAAAAGGCGGTAAACGGAACAGTCATTGGATCACATGAAATCCGTCACATGCTTCAGACTGCTGAGGGATACTTCGGATTTTGTAGTGAAGCCTACAACAGCAAACCCTACTCAGGTGAATATGACCATTCTATGGAACTTCTCAAGAATGCATTAACCGGTGAACCTGTCTCAGATTATTTGAAGATTCTGATTTATCAATTCGTTGATCATATTGAAGACTTGAGGCGTACAGGTTTCCATAATTACGTATGGGAATTCACTGACAGGGATTTCAGAAGCTCTGAAGACCCGATTGTCAGGCATGTAATCGAGTTGTATGATTCAGGATTCAGGGTTCCGACAGTAAATGCGTGTAAGGTTTTGGCTAACGGTACATTGATGTATATTAATTATTCGTCAATTATAACTCCGTCCTCACAGCAGAATTTGTTCCTATTCAAATTTGCCCATGGGGATGAGATTAATGAAACCCTGACAAAGGAGGCTTTAAATAAGACCGCTTTTGTTGGTGACGATGTTGACTACCGCATTGTGGTTTCCAATAAGGGCACATCCCCAATCTATGACTTGTGGGTTGAGGATAAGGACTACTCCAAAGGTCTTGTTTATGAGACCTGA
- a CDS encoding AMP-binding protein, whose translation MSELFTELSLGKFFESMVEKQPDHEFIVYPDRNLRFTYKEFDERVDNLAKGMLAIGIEKGDHVGIWAKNVPEWLTYMFATAKIGATIVTVNTAYQSHELEYVLKQSDMKALAMTDGFRDTSYFDIINELVPELKSCARGHLVAEKFPHLKFIFHVGQEKHRGMFNTNELLLLGMNYDDEEYQKIKDSVTQYDVINMQYTSGTEGFPKGVMLTSRNIVNDGYYIGENMYYTPEDRLLLQVPLFHCFGTVLGVMAVITHGSTMVVLEEYDPLLAISSIQKEKCTSIYGVPTMFIGMMNHPMFDMFDMSSLRTGIMAGSTCPVETMKDAIEKMNMKGITSVYGLTEAAPGFTQTNAKDSFEKKINTVGRKFPNIEVKIVDPETGEELGPGEKGEIMCRGFNVMKGYYNMPEKTAETIEPDGWLHSGDLATVDEDGYYSIVGRIKDMIIRGGENIYPREIEEFLFTHDCVQDVQVAGIPDEKYGEIVGAFIIKEEGFDDVTEADIRDFCIGSIARYKVPKYVFFVDEFPLTTSGKIQKYKLGDLGLELLEERRKNGEL comes from the coding sequence ATGAGCGAATTATTTACAGAATTATCATTAGGTAAATTTTTTGAATCAATGGTTGAAAAACAGCCTGATCATGAATTTATCGTTTATCCAGACAGAAACTTAAGATTTACATATAAAGAATTTGATGAAAGAGTTGACAATCTAGCAAAAGGAATGCTGGCTATCGGAATTGAAAAGGGTGACCATGTAGGTATATGGGCAAAAAATGTTCCTGAATGGTTAACATACATGTTTGCAACAGCAAAAATCGGTGCAACAATAGTTACAGTCAACACCGCATACCAGTCACATGAACTGGAATATGTGCTTAAACAGTCAGACATGAAGGCGCTGGCCATGACTGACGGATTCAGGGATACAAGCTATTTTGATATTATCAATGAACTTGTTCCTGAACTTAAAAGTTGTGCAAGAGGCCATCTTGTTGCTGAAAAATTCCCACATCTGAAGTTCATTTTCCATGTAGGCCAGGAAAAGCACAGGGGAATGTTCAACACCAATGAGCTATTGCTTTTAGGTATGAACTACGATGATGAGGAGTACCAGAAAATCAAGGACTCCGTAACACAGTATGACGTAATCAACATGCAGTACACATCAGGAACCGAAGGATTCCCTAAAGGGGTCATGCTCACTAGCCGTAATATCGTAAATGACGGTTACTACATTGGAGAAAATATGTATTACACTCCTGAGGACAGGTTACTTCTCCAGGTACCTTTATTCCATTGTTTCGGTACAGTACTTGGTGTTATGGCAGTAATCACTCACGGGTCAACCATGGTTGTTTTAGAGGAATACGATCCTCTTTTAGCAATATCCTCAATCCAAAAGGAAAAATGTACCTCAATCTACGGTGTGCCGACAATGTTTATCGGTATGATGAACCATCCGATGTTTGACATGTTTGACATGAGCTCCCTTCGTACAGGAATCATGGCGGGTTCCACCTGTCCTGTCGAGACCATGAAGGATGCGATTGAGAAAATGAACATGAAAGGAATCACCAGTGTATACGGACTTACTGAAGCGGCACCTGGTTTCACACAAACTAACGCAAAGGACTCATTCGAGAAAAAAATCAACACTGTCGGACGTAAGTTCCCAAATATTGAAGTTAAAATCGTTGATCCTGAAACCGGTGAGGAGTTAGGTCCTGGTGAGAAGGGTGAGATAATGTGCAGAGGTTTCAACGTCATGAAAGGATATTATAACATGCCTGAAAAGACCGCTGAGACAATCGAGCCTGACGGATGGCTACATTCAGGAGACCTTGCAACAGTGGATGAGGACGGATACTATTCCATTGTGGGCCGTATCAAGGATATGATTATCCGTGGTGGAGAAAACATCTATCCACGTGAAATTGAGGAATTCCTATTTACTCACGATTGTGTACAGGATGTGCAGGTTGCAGGTATTCCTGACGAGAAATACGGTGAAATCGTAGGGGCATTCATCATCAAGGAGGAAGGATTTGATGATGTAACCGAAGCTGACATCCGTGACTTCTGTATAGGATCCATTGCAAGATATAAGGTGCCTAAATACGTATTCTTTGTTGATGAGTTCCCACTTACAACCAGTGGAAAAATCCAAAAATACAAATTAGGCGATTTAGGTCTTGAACTTTTAGAAGAAAGACGTAAAAACGGAGAATTATAG